A genomic window from Plasmodium malariae genome assembly, chromosome: 10 includes:
- the PmUG01_10041100 gene encoding conserved Plasmodium protein, unknown function yields MNEGKSSIYKGKGFILKTANKEYINNSICNRSKNKSSRNNKKYIFVERKKSTFSRYNPVVMPILFNKNNKKNNEYMKKNDINILNEGEINSFLLRNKAFRLTWSCIIKKIKKEIDMQISKNLSNIFEEIFLYSISNNEQLPLILMTAGTNVADHEIIIDTLSYEFKRWNYKKGRISEDSDILKLLCKSEKKGRSDNNYRSGNNDSCFDDRHCKDEPYEDNDIYVCSLNSSTSNNINSSIYNIYNQLYKEYKMRSFLAKYRKKKGNNDNDNYGYGYDNSYDVGMHTRRTSSRDSFSCIKNERNSGISNFSFFLNKEMDQECKINKRMVSIDKLVELYKLMSEVNMRKGGGSSHKGQSGVHTPSLDATDDKYNESNNDNNIGINSGKVGGVRSNSSSNNSNSSDGSYCSYDDNSDNLRINYRKLELYNKQNEYFADGRKKVRVVVLIHDCEYFNINILNGILNVLINLRIDSKMCLSVILGVSTPSFFFNRITTPDTQSKLRIKTVDILNNKLICEYICNSILFENFLPFMINFRTMHAIKLLLHKNNQSVSHLVYILYILTKEFYDNNLLSFLSLPIYYYLNDEQGNDNLEFQTEYSPYTFVRSNQKSFSNYLKYDIRTLHKKIICLCYSSNLYYRHLSYLKKVYSNVLVHNYFLLHGKDSIVHTPTNSDNELINFTLKRNRSNKKKKKKSKDDDNASCHSLSSDPERGSFTNTDKLSTDVNMVSVHWDEKRETTKKRKNSVHLHSTGGMAHQLSGKTMLAQQGEGSGNNLQNGIKNEYEEKNGVNDQHDTNAQYGRSTFNINGGTRKNETADEQGSRCQNDSIFNRNLQAWQFKANAINWWFDHPFKDLIYSYENKKIKDNFINNIDKLLESTEEKCVKNLYDINNIKDINKCLCESSLPTCVLQLIERKYAFNIAINFINIVIKCKSEYANSLKRAEYFRKLFENFEKVKWQENTSILYIEELYKIVERDVKKCISFLIDIITPYYYKNQEILLDMLKEFKKYYTTVYAIVYNLEDYLYLLKEKECQKDKETYMNDDFAKSCTVYSVSYSIYYSLLTKLDDLIQMLRQYINEKKGAPGGSTTTTAANGNLKRLVNCNVSNETHPEQGLVAEMRTELEAGSEAQMQRGNTKDDNEFDTNGEAYQFGRNTKYRKKNEGRTGMTMKKKAYKRYLTIQNSSLKNRQNGEHMKQINVEDILELLNQFVHDYLYLLLLPPIYHHPLAYELIIHRPDRDFTDIMTRDIKYELLQTLCYTKPYKTGSLMCSCCFFPENLENSDPNTNIVCDNKIYLNPYYDNISSLEDLVNIYRIYEKCNKTMDLYNLFILFLNIKIDTLGKYSMETTKELQSKSLQKEGDDYLYGEVLQEYYLKFIVAVSTFCSFFKILKPPNVSALLNYNEKGEEIFDDDDDIDDNTTKGRQGANAEESVTKFLADIKKSLQGCTSKKLLFGKLYYNQTIVSRELYLQRMIDYNSEYKNQVHFENDNIKRQKN; encoded by the coding sequence ATGAACGAAGGAAAAAGCTCGATATATAAGGGGAAAGGGTTTATTTTAAAGACAGCTAACAAGGAGTACATAAACAACAGTATCTGCAATAGaagtaaaaacaaaagtagtagaaataataaaaaatatatatttgttgaAAGGAAAAAGAGTACGTTTAGCAGATATAATCCTGTGGTCATgccaattttatttaataaaaataataaaaagaacaatgaatatatgaaaaagaatgatataaatatactcaACGAAGGGGAAATAAACAGCTTCTTGTTAAGAAATAAAGCTTTTAGATTAACATGGtcatgtataataaaaaaaattaaaaaagaaatagatatgcaaatatcaaaaaatttaagtaatatatttgaagaaatttttctatattctaTATCAAACAATGAACAACTCCCGTTGATTCTTATGACAGCAGGTACGAACGTTGCTGACCATGAAATAATCATTGACACGTTATCCTACGAATTTAAAAGATGGAATTACAAAAAGGGTAGGATATCCGAAGATTCTGACATTTTGAAACTCTTGTgcaaaagtgaaaaaaagggaagaagCGATAATAATTATAGGAGTGGTAATAATGATAGCTGCTTTGATGATAGACACTGTAAGGACGAACCATATGAGGATAAcgatatatatgtgtgttcGCTCAACTCAAGTACGTCTAACAACATAAATTCGTccatatacaatatatacaatCAGCTTTATAAAGAGTATAAAATGAGATCGTTTTTAGCGAAAtatagaaagaaaaaaggaaacaatGACAATGATAATTATGGATATGGTTATGATAATAGTTATGATGTGGGTATGCATACAAGACGAACCAGCAGTAGGGACTCATTCAgttgtataaaaaatgaaagaaatagtggtatttccaatttttccttttttttaaacaaagaAATGGACCAAGAGtgtaaaattaacaaaagaaTGGTGAGCATAGATAAGCTGGTTGAACTATATAAACTTATGAGTGAGGTAAATATGCGGAAAGGGGGGGGGTCGAGTCATAAAGGTCAAAGCGGCGTGCACACGCCCTCCTTGGATGCAACTGATGATAAGTATAATGAGAGTAATAATGACAATAACATCGGCATTAATAGCGGAAAGGTAGGTGGGGTCAGGAGCAACAGTAGTAGCAACAACAGTAACAGTAGTGATGGAAGCTACTGTAGCTACGATGATAACAGTGATAACTTGCGTATCAACTACAGGAAGTTGGAGTTATACAATAAGCAGAACGAGTACTTTGCGGATGGCAGGAAGAAGGTTCGAGTAGTAGTCCTTATCCACGATTGTgaatatttcaatataaatatattgaatgGAATATTGAACGTGTTGATAAACTTACGAATAGATAGCAAGATGTGTCTAAGTGTTATACTAGGAGTATCTACTCCTTCGTTTTTCTTCAATCGAATAACTACTCCTGATACTCAGAGCAAGTTAAGAATAAAGACAGTAGACATACTgaacaataaattaatttgtgaatatatatgtaatagtaTACtgtttgaaaattttttgcCATTTATGATAAATTTTCGAACAATGCatgcaataaaattattattacataaaaataatcaatCAGTTAGTCACTTGgtttatattctttatatattgaCTAAAGagttttatgataataatttactCTCTTTTTTATCGCTAccaatatattattatttaaacgATGAGCAAGGGAATGATAATTTGGAATTTCAAACCGAGTACTCTCCATACACCTTTGTTCGTTCAAACCAAAAatctttttcaaattatttaaaatatgatatcAGAACattgcataaaaaaattatttgtctTTGTTACTCGTCGAATTTATACTATAGACATTTAtcctatttaaaaaaagtctACTCTAATGTATTggttcataattattttttgctaCATGGAAAGGATTCAATTGTACATACACCTACCAACTCCGACAATGAGTTGATAAACTTTACACTAAAGAGAAATAGGAGtaacaagaaaaagaaaaagaaaagtaaagATGACGATAATGCGAGTTGTCACTCACTCAGTTCTGATCCTGAACGGGGTAGTTTTACTAACACGGATAAATTAAGCACAGATGTGAATATGGTTTCTGTACATTGGgatgaaaaaagagaaacaacaaaaaaaagaaaaaatagcgTTCACTTGCACAGTACTGGTGGTATGGCTCATCAGTTAAGCGGTAAAACAATGCTAGCTCAGCAGGGAGAAGGAAGCGGAAACAATTTGCAAAATggcataaaaaatgaatatgaaGAGAAGAATGGCGTAAATGATCAACATGATACAAATGCTCAGTACGGAAGAAGTACGTTCAATATCAATGGTGGTACAAGGAAAAATGAGACAGCGGATGAACAAGGAAGTAGATGTCAAAATGATAGCATATTTAACAGGAACCTACAGGCATGGCAATTCAAAGCAAATGCAATAAACTGGTGGTTTGATCATCCGTTTAAGGATTTAATTTACTCATATgagaataagaaaataaaagataattttataaataatattgacAAATTACTAGAGAGCACAGAAGAAAAATGCGTAAAGaatttatatgatataaataatattaaagatataaataaatgtttatgCGAGTCGTCTTTACCTACCTGTGTTCTACAATTAATTGAAAGAAAATATGCCTTTAACATTGCCatcaattttattaatattgtcATTAAGTGTAAGTCTGAATATGCAAATTCGTTAAAAAGAGCAGAATATTTTAggaaattatttgaaaattttgaaaaggtAAAATGGCAAGAAAACacaagtatattatatattgaagAATTGTATAAAATAGTGGAAAGAGatgtaaaaaaatgcattagttttttaattgatattattactccttattattataaaaatcaaGAGATTTTGTTAGATATGCtaaaagaatttaaaaaatattatactaCTGTTTATGCTATTGTTTATAATTTAGAGGACTActtgtatttattaaaagagaaagaaTGTCAAAAGGATAAGGAAACATATATGAACGACGATTTTGCAAAAAGCTGTACAGTATATTCTGTTTCCTACTCTATCTATTATTCACTCCTTACAAAACTAGATGATCTTATTCAAATGTTAAGACAGtacataaatgaaaagaaggGTGCACCGGGTGGTAGTACTACCACAACTGCTGCTAATGGAAATTTGAAAAGGTTGGTGAACTGCAATGTTTCGAATGAGACACACCCGGAACAGGGATTAGTAGCTGAGATGAGAACCGAGTTAGAAGCAGGGTCAGAAGCTCAGATGCAAAGAGGAAATACTAAAGACGACAATGAGTTCGACACAAACGGAGAGGCATATCAATTCGGCAGAAATACAAAgtataggaaaaaaaatgaaggaagAACAGGAATGacaatgaagaaaaaagCGTATAAAAGATACTTAACAATACAGAACAGcagtttaaaaaatagacAAAATGGTGAACAtatgaaacaaataaatgttGAAGATATACTAGAATTGTTAAATCAGTTTGTACatgattatttatatttactattaCTACCACCAATATACCATCATCCTCTAGCATATGAACTAATTATACATAGACCCGATCGAGATTTCACAGACATAATGACAAgagatataaaatatgaactCTTACAAACATTATGTTATACCAAACCATATAAAACTGGGAGCCTGATGTGTTCATGTTGCTTTTTTCcagaaaatttagaaaatagtGATCCTAATACTAACATTGTATGcgacaataaaatatatttaaacccCTACTATGATAACATATCATCTTTAGAGGACTTGGTAAACATTTACAGgatttatgaaaaatgtaataaaaccATGGATTTGTATAATCTGTTCattctttttctaaatatcAAAATAGACACATTGGGGAAATACTCTATGGAAACTACAAAAGAACTACAATCGAAATCATTGCAGAAGGAAGGAGATGACTACTTATATGGTGAAGTGTTACAAGAATATTACTTAAAATTCATAGTAGCTGTTAGTACCTTTTGCtctttctttaaaattttgaaacCTCCAAATGTATCAGCTCTTCTAAATTACAATGAAAAGGGAGAAGAAATAtttgatgatgatgatgatattGATGATAATACTACTAAAGGAAGGCAAGGTGCAAATGCGGAAGAATCTGTTACGAAATTTTTAGCTGATATTAAAAAGTCCTTACAAGGATGTACTAGTAAGAAGCTATTGTTTGGTAAGTTATACTATAACCAAACAATTGTGTCAAGGGAATTATATTTGCAAAGAATGATAGACTATAATTCTGAGTATAAAAATCAAGTGCATTTTGAAAACGATAACATTAAACGGCAAAAAAATTGA
- the SPT4 gene encoding transcription elongation factor SPT4, putative, with translation MATTSKGRKKSDMKKIDEPFSEHKDLLKKSRNISQEDKALKLRACLSCRLLRTEMEFYQNGCSNCKFLQMAGDRHRIHDCTTENFNGFMAITTPTKSWMAQYNDLSKYAPGFYALQVVGELPESIRDLKSNY, from the exons ATGGCAACTACTTCTAAAG GAAGGAAAAAGAGTGACATGAAAAAAATCGATGAACCCTTCTCGGAACataa agatttattaaaaaagtcgAGGAACATATCACAAGAAGACAAGGCTTTAAAATTACGTGCCTGTTTATCATGTCGTTTGTTAAGAACAGAAATGGAG TTTTACCAAAACGGTTGTAGTAACTGCAAGTTTTTGCAAATGGCGGGAGACAGACATAGAATTCATGACTGTACCACAGAAAATTTCAATGGGTTTATGGCTATTACAACTCCTACCAAATCATGGATGGCTCAATATAACGATTTAAGTAAATATGCTCCAGGTTTCTATGCCTTACAAGTAGTAGGGGAATTGCCAGAGTCAATAAGAGATTTAAAATCAAATTATTAA
- the PRP22 gene encoding pre-mRNA-splicing factor ATP-dependent RNA helicase PRP22, putative: MDSLNKINLTQKVNAELNKNLGVEDDTLAEFIIYLCEKSKSLEQFYKDVFESGGEIEQSVLKYLYGIIKQSSQTNTDGTINDEGEKKKKKNKKGDIDNDSTESFDESKREINEIERKNEKMKKYHCLTIKNDDNIVSAFEHNVDKENKGETTDPHQRGMPRRGSSRDRCEVSHRERDKDKSGQDRHRDKDRERDRNRDRERDRDKDRERDRDKDRERDRDKDRDRNSGRRNDTKRKNELGRSPYQVNKKIKHSKDKRSYKGEHYDDKDSGNGSDNNRDSDTYDYNNSYDYDGLRVNNIFRGSVSKVMDFGLFVSFKTKDGYKEGLVHATDILPNCKRLVNINEHYKRNMKVKVKVKGIFGNKISLNMSEVDQKTGKNLVNDDEDIGKKRKSNERNTNYYASLFDDMDEEYNDLLKKNNSKIFSEDPKETIKYESVIKMQSDYSKWEIQQLMKSGIIYDDNLKKEYKNLKIDEKIEDEEEIIEIEVNEREPAFLKGQTTKAGAKLSPIQIIVNAEGSLARAITTTSALAKERKEQKQNEQNAIFDSIPKDISRPWEDPKPNLGERTIAEALKNIGKSYELPEWRKNYMNNNISVGFKNAIPINEQRAKLPIYNLKEDLMLAIKKNNVLIVIGETGSGKTTQIPQYLHEANYTLNGIVGCTQPRRVAAMSIAKRVSEEFGCILGQEVGYSIRFDDCTSNDTIIKYLTDGMLLRETLSDTMLSKYSFIILDEAHERTISTDILFCLLKDVVRKRSDFKLIVTSATLDAEKFSTYFFNSPIFTIPGKIFPVEILHSKEPESDYVEASLITVLNIHLNEHPGDILVFLTGQEEINTACEILHERMKKLESMCPPPLIILPIYSSLPSDMQSIIFEPAPPGCRKCILSTNIAEASLTIDGIFFVIDPGFCKVKKYDSKRDMDSLVVAPISKANAKQRAGRAGRTGPGKCYRLYTEEAYKNEMAETSVPEIQRINLGSIVLLLKALGVNDFLHFDFMDSPSIETLIHSLENLYYLGALDDNGYLTKLGKKMANFPMEPNLSKILLTSIKFNCADDVVTIVSMLSVQNIFYRPMNKALLADKKKNKFVMPQGDLITYLNIYNKWKENSFSNYWCHENFIHSRALKRAQDVRKQLLSIFEKYNYEVKKSASKNDSSKYVNICKSICSGYFNHVCKRDSQQGYTTLLTNQQVFIHPSSTLFNKNPLFVVYHELVLTNKEYIRDCTIIQPHWLIQLAPNLFIPADEKKISKIKLREKIEPLHNYYEEPNAWRLSRRKG, from the exons gaaaAATCCAAGTCGTTAGaacaattttataaagaTGTTTTTGAAAGTGGTGGGGAAATTGAACAGTCTGTTCTCAAATATCTATATGGTATTATTAAGCAGTCATCTCAAACAAATACTGATGGTACTATAAATGAtgagggggaaaaaaaaaaaaagaaaaacaaaaaaggtGATATTGACAATGACAGTACTGAATCGTTTGATGAATCAAAGAGAGAAATCAATGAAatagaaaggaaaaatgaaaaaatgaaaaaatatcactgcttaactataaaaaatgatgataatattGTCAGTGCATTTGAACATAATGTAGACAAAGAGAATAAGGGGGAGACAACCGATCCTCATCAGAGAGGCATGCCCCGACGGGGATCTTCAAGGGATAGATGTGAAGTGAGCCACAGAGAAAGGGATAAGGACAAGAGCGGTCAGGATAGGCATAGGGACAAAGATAGGGAAAGAGATAGGAACAGAGATAGGGAAAGAGATAGGGACAAAGATAGGGAAAGAGATAGGGACAAAGATAGGGAAAGAGATAGGGACAAAGATAGGGACAGAAACAGCGGGAGGCGAAACGACACAAAGCGGAAAAATGAATTGGGGCGCTCCCCCTATCAGGTGAacaagaaaataaaacacaGCAAAGATAAAAGGAGTTATAAAGGGGAGCACTACGATGATAAGGATAGTGGTAATGGTAGTGATAATAATCGGGATAGTGATACATATGACTATAATAACAGCTATGATTACGACGGACTAAGGGTTAATAATATCTTCAGAGGGAGTGTTAGTAAGGTGATGGACTTCGGTCTTTTTGTTTCGTTTAAAACTAAGGATGGGTATAAAGAAGGGCTGGTACACGCTACGGATATATTACCTAATTGTAAGAGACTAGTTAATATAAACGAacattataaaagaaatatgaaagtaaaagtaaaagtGAAGGGAATATTtggaaataaaattagtttAAATATGTCTGAAGTGGATCAAAAAACAGGGAAAAATTTAGTGAATGATGATGAAgatataggaaaaaaaagaaaatcaaATGAAAGAAATACCAATTATTATGCCTCTCTTTTTGATGATATGGATGAGGAGTACaatgatttattaaaaaaaaataattcaaagaTATTTAGTGAAGATCCAAAAGAAACTATAAAATATGAGAgtgtaataaaaatgcaaaGTGACTATTCAAAATGGGAAATACAACAATTGATGAAAAGCggtattatatatgatgataatttaaaaaaggaatataaaaatttaaaaatagatgaaaaaattgaagatgaagaagaaatTATTGAAATAGAAGTTAATGAGAGAGAACCAGCTTTCTTAAAAGGACAAACAACAAAAGCAGGAGCAAAATTATCGCCAATACAAATTATTGTTAATGCAGAAGGATCTTTAGCAAGAGCAATAACTACTACGTCAGCATTAGctaaagaaagaaaagaacaaaaacaaaatgaacaaaatgctATTTTTGACAGTATTCCCAAAGATATTAGTAGACCATGGGAAGATCCAAAACCAAATTTAGGTGAAAGAACAATTGCTGaagctttaaaaaatattggaaAAAGTTATGAGTTACCTGAATGGAGAAAAAATTACATgaacaataatatttcaGTAGGTTTTAAAAATGCTATACCTATTAATGAACAAAGAGCAAAATTGccaatatataatttaaaagaagattTAATGTTagctattaaaaaaaataatgtacttATAGTAATAGGAGAGACAGGTAGTGGAAAAACTACACAAATCCCGCAGTATTTACACGAAGCAAATTACACACTTAATGGTATTGTTGGATGCACACAACCAAGAAGAGTTGCTGCTATGTCTATTGCTAAAAGAGTCAGTGAAGAATTTGGCTGTATCTTAGGTCAGGAAGTTGGGTACTCTATTCGGTTCGATGATTGTACATCCAATGATACCATCATTAAGTATTTAACTGATGGTATGCTCCTGCGGGAAACTTTAAGCGACACGATGCTCTCCAAGTATTCCTTCATCatt ctGGATGAGGCACATGAACGAACCATTTCAACGGACATTCTTTTCTGCCTCCTAAAG GATGTTGTAAGGAAGAGGTCCGATTTTAAATTGATAGTAACGTCAGCTACCCTCGATGCAGAGAAATTTTCcacgtatttttttaattcaccTATTTTTACAATTCCTGGAAAAATATTTCCTGTGGAG ATTCTTCACTCGAAGGAGCCGGAAAGTGATTACGTAGAGGCAAGTCTAATAACAGTATTGAATATCCATTTGAATGAACATCCAGGGGATATTTTAGTATTCTTAACAGGTCAGGAGGAAATTAATACGGCTTGCGAAATACTCCATGAGCGtatgaaaaaattggaaaGTATGTGTCCTCCGCCTTTGATAATTTTACCGATATATTCATCTCTGCCATCAGATATGCAGAGTATCATATTTGAGCCTGCCCCCCCTGGTTGTAGGAAATGTATCTTATCAACAAATATAGCGGAAGCGAGTTTAACAATTGAtggtatattttttgtaattgaTCCAGGATTTtgtaaagtaaaaaaatatgattccAAACGTGATATGGATTCATTAGTTGTTGCCCCCATATCTAAAGCAAATGCTAAACAGAGAGCAGGACGTGCAGGTAGAACAGGACCAGGGAAATGTTATCGGTTGTATACAGAAGaagcatataaaaatgaaatggcAGAGACAAGTGTACCCGAGATACAAAGAATTAATCTAGGTagtattgttttattattaaaagccTTAGGAGTAAAtgattttttacattttgatTTTATGGATTCACCATCAATTGAAACGTTAATTCATTCTTTAgagaatttatattatttaggTGCATTAGATGATAATGGATATTTAACAAAACTAGGAAAGAAAATGGCTAATTTTCCAATGGAACCgaatttatcaaaaatattattaacatcaATTAAGTTCAATTGTGCTGATGATGTAGTTACTATTGTTAGTATGTTAAGtgttcaaaatattttttatagacCAATGAATAAAGCATTATTAGcagataaaaagaaaaataaatttgttatGCCTCAAGGAGATCTAATtacttatttaaatatatataataaatggaaGGAAAACAGTTTTTCGAATTACTGGTGCCATGAAAATTTTATCCATTCTAGAGCTTTAAAAAGAGCACAAGATGTAAGAAAACAATTACTCtctatatttgaaaaatataattacgaAGTGAAAAAAAGTGCTAGTAAGAATGATTCAAgcaaatatgtaaatatatgtaaaagtaTTTGCTCTGGTTATTTCAATCATGTTTGTAAAAGAGATAGTCAACAAGGTTATACAACTCTGTTAACCAATCAGCAAGTCTTTATTCATCCGTCATCAactctttttaataaaaatccTTTATTCGTTGTTTATCACGAATTAGTATTAACAAACAAGGAGTACATAAGAGACTGCACAATTATACAACCACACTGGTTAATACAATTAGCCccaaatttatttattccagcagatgaaaagaaaatatcaaaaattaaattaagaGAAAAGATTGAACCTTTGCATAATTACTACGAAGAACCGAACGCATGGAGGTTGTCCAGAAGAAAGGGATGA